The Vallitalea longa genome includes a region encoding these proteins:
- a CDS encoding YwmB family TATA-box binding protein, with the protein MGKKIVYVILIIGILLLVNNVEKTVVNGEEKLLTTFNDVNFTLCETDLNIWGEYSKSYMNESEMKNLGLEVASKLGLEPDFKEEYVSEEFKRVYSISKETIEAYTTIKVVELIEEVSDNGLKVNNYIVINLVLNDKCNSILYFRDEISDIFKEMHMDVRNNLTITSKHKGKINEAEAKEIVNQVAGKMSCRVKDSYKTDNIYSIYGYSRYIDEHIVTEGEKINVDLALTYNELEDTTYLYAAIPVITIDY; encoded by the coding sequence ATGGGAAAAAAAATAGTATATGTTATATTGATTATTGGTATTTTACTATTAGTCAATAATGTGGAGAAGACAGTTGTTAATGGAGAGGAAAAACTACTTACCACTTTTAATGATGTGAATTTTACATTGTGTGAAACTGACCTTAACATCTGGGGAGAATATAGTAAGAGTTATATGAATGAGTCAGAAATGAAAAATCTTGGACTTGAAGTTGCAAGTAAGTTGGGATTGGAACCTGACTTCAAAGAAGAATATGTTTCAGAAGAATTCAAGAGAGTCTATAGCATAAGCAAAGAAACAATAGAAGCTTATACTACTATTAAAGTCGTAGAATTGATTGAAGAAGTATCAGACAATGGATTAAAAGTTAATAATTACATTGTTATCAATCTTGTTTTGAATGATAAATGTAACAGCATTCTATATTTTAGAGATGAAATAAGTGATATATTTAAAGAAATGCATATGGATGTTAGAAATAACCTTACTATAACAAGTAAACACAAGGGGAAGATTAATGAGGCAGAGGCAAAAGAAATAGTTAATCAAGTTGCTGGTAAGATGAGTTGTAGAGTAAAAGATAGTTATAAGACAGATAATATCTACAGTATTTATGGATATTCAAGATACATTGATGAGCATATAGTAACTGAAGGTGAAAAAATAAATGTGGATTTGGCATTAACATATAATGAATTAGAAGATACGACATATTTATATGCTGCTATTCCAGTTATAACTATCGATTATTAA
- a CDS encoding S-layer homology domain-containing protein codes for MKKPIILLVVISSLLINTVFVNAANRVIYDFTQYSDTSGEIQLTWKEDNNENIQIISYYLTKDNILEVTYRAGNDVPDGFNKRTIDGINFPVKIILQEQKVDNDVLIDLPDDKTNRYDILNLYNRGIINGYNDNSFKPDSKVTRAEFFAMLVATAGYEIDTDSKSVFSDVNNDFWGKKYIMTLANKGVVSGDGNGLCNPNGEITIGEVLAIIDRTFTFYDQSRDYIKPTVIHWSNDNFINTAKADIVWKSDDFYNPYTPNMKATRLQCATLLSRVLQTNYCLK; via the coding sequence ATGAAAAAGCCTATAATATTGCTAGTTGTAATTAGCAGTTTACTAATTAATACGGTTTTTGTGAATGCAGCAAATAGAGTTATATATGATTTTACTCAGTATTCAGATACTAGCGGTGAAATTCAACTTACTTGGAAAGAAGATAATAATGAAAATATACAAATAATAAGTTATTATCTAACCAAAGATAATATTTTGGAAGTAACATATCGTGCGGGAAATGATGTACCTGATGGATTTAATAAGAGAACTATAGATGGAATTAATTTCCCAGTAAAAATAATATTACAGGAACAAAAAGTTGATAATGATGTTTTGATTGATTTACCTGATGATAAAACGAATAGGTATGATATACTTAACTTATATAATCGAGGTATAATTAACGGCTACAATGACAATTCATTTAAACCAGATAGTAAAGTAACAAGAGCAGAATTTTTTGCTATGCTAGTTGCTACAGCGGGATATGAGATAGATACAGATTCCAAATCAGTATTTAGTGATGTGAATAATGATTTTTGGGGTAAGAAGTATATAATGACTCTAGCTAATAAAGGTGTCGTATCAGGTGATGGAAATGGATTATGCAATCCCAATGGAGAAATAACTATAGGAGAGGTTTTAGCGATTATAGATAGGACATTTACATTCTATGACCAATCCAGAGATTATATAAAACCAACAGTGATTCATTGGAGTAACGATAATTTCATTAATACTGCAAAAGCGGATATAGTATGGAAATCAGATGATTTTTATAATCCATATACTCCTAATATGAAGGCAACAAGATTACAATGTGCGACTCTTCTATCAAGAGTTTTACAAACTAACTATTGTTTGAAATAA
- a CDS encoding fibronectin type III domain-containing protein — MKKRLICLSIIICIIVQPISVMANIQIPVKDISIDDIFYIIGQDIVTGKPIIRPTMTVSWQEPDKWGTAADPKDVHKPDFYELRVNNKTSGVGETIKIDSGTQEFNDKAINVHDEIVLDTGSLYELSINPYHYHKVIIDGEVTQVLAPSTGAAKKVYGITDLNVELRPEDDSIEVVWDDIGLDSFDYRIVYAVGDYSNKSKQELLNNKEGEVNNLSVESGKIDKFYDTVKKRSRLSYKLEQNIYPGQIYSIMVEPVTEYYNSKPIVKNVNYPYIWTCSTNIDLQVYEDGEYVRLEWNIPASFKVGQDQSEYELVNATLLEYVNDQPSNIAIFNKDAATMEYYRVRRPNHPVEYQLQLCYKAVGDTSKIPIEPKSEKVPFVPQALNISPTKPLVPNLMTKSILNTLKDKPLEVINNELEKFYLVPGDSYNDNISDLLEANRTFNVIEDKDSINFVWGAFKRKDVLSTSSTYGDVITDTDVYYDIYVTRDLESLAGAKKIIDTKKYTDSSSTNILKNSKDEIVGYKQTLEYYYDKDETDLQRITPGNIYYIKIVAKKKYGNEENISEPTIVSLYFGYNGDAFEPPAISKPPLKIKDKDTTTTDVAVIWKEKWWEVIAKDTVKYNELSRWANNVWVVNENNTAKIYTKYVEGAEYFKIYEDEKEVKRLVDYVKNIDSVKYKDFELISRKIDLGADQFGVSDVKYKFCKIPYGLVQKEINIKRKDNPDYSFVDYYEKLISDDKNGISPIAWQDIEVTKDVDDEAYLYYKQDALLPNTLYLFMVYPYRQLYSGQVISAHYPAPIVVATKPEDSTVNPDPTVPNLYISDYTDTTMTLAWKYNTNFEYEIRYSLTENVEDAQVWEWKLPDNPLDPLYPTDGSYYEVTVDDLFPDTQYYFWIRSKQPTTNHESPWSNAAIGTTKDISNPLPPRGIGVASSESMKKHNYDASVTEDYISIEWLLNEDDKEKPQDDQSSINKHFVYLMEVADNGSFIDPIYIEVDGGQGDIKPSNVEILEKYLVKINKLIGNRFYYVRMKTRVIVTGKEEGQLIIKDSSGYSNPIRILTKFSNSEYDGHTDPELEILPSKDYELVYDKDEKLLTYRFRSDETGQDNMADNNVDQRLISNLIKHNTYVYKIDVSKFKDNPITKRKILIPYSVMKAFDTHKVNIIINTGDMTLEIPYESLKSNIDKQVDNYAAVPTLNINFEQFNNSYVKEFMPEDALVSVGIPQKLGIYVSTDKGTSEIKNTDKEMTMNVKAKPRYSLYGKDLITYRKDSKYNKWQVVNGKYDTYSGDVTFSTGSLGVFGIYVTDQDKIDNAKPNVKTHWSENARKKIANKYNISGLDNYDPENKITEKQMLNILYGVLTDERDIDVNKYIDKNTIRQLNNSGISKTGTFDKKTISREDAFNMFVRTYEIINDEVVKYDNDILNNIHNDSTVGSEFKESVAKAIKLGLISDPKKIRAKDSMKFGEMFSIWSIIE, encoded by the coding sequence ATGAAGAAAAGATTGATATGCTTAAGTATAATAATATGCATAATTGTCCAACCAATAAGTGTAATGGCTAATATCCAGATACCGGTTAAAGATATATCCATAGACGATATTTTTTATATTATTGGACAAGACATCGTAACAGGTAAACCAATTATAAGACCTACAATGACTGTCAGTTGGCAGGAACCAGATAAATGGGGAACCGCTGCAGATCCTAAGGATGTACATAAACCAGATTTTTATGAGTTACGAGTCAATAATAAAACATCTGGAGTAGGGGAAACTATAAAAATAGATTCAGGTACACAGGAATTCAATGATAAAGCTATCAATGTTCATGATGAAATAGTTCTTGATACAGGATCATTATATGAACTATCCATTAACCCTTACCATTATCATAAGGTAATTATTGATGGAGAGGTTACACAAGTTCTTGCACCTTCAACAGGAGCTGCCAAGAAAGTATATGGCATCACTGATTTAAATGTTGAATTGAGACCAGAAGATGATAGTATAGAAGTTGTATGGGATGATATCGGATTGGATTCTTTTGATTACAGAATCGTATATGCAGTTGGTGATTATTCTAATAAATCTAAGCAGGAATTGTTGAATAACAAGGAAGGTGAAGTTAATAACCTTTCTGTAGAATCAGGTAAGATAGATAAATTCTATGATACAGTGAAAAAGAGAAGTCGACTTTCCTACAAATTAGAACAAAATATATATCCAGGTCAAATATATTCTATAATGGTAGAACCAGTAACAGAATATTATAATAGTAAACCAATCGTTAAGAATGTTAATTATCCTTACATATGGACATGTTCAACCAATATCGACCTTCAAGTTTATGAAGATGGAGAATATGTAAGATTAGAATGGAATATTCCTGCAAGTTTTAAAGTAGGACAAGATCAGAGCGAATATGAATTAGTTAATGCGACTTTACTAGAATATGTTAATGATCAACCTAGTAACATTGCAATATTCAATAAAGATGCTGCTACTATGGAATATTATCGTGTAAGGAGACCTAATCATCCAGTTGAATATCAATTGCAATTATGTTATAAGGCTGTAGGAGATACTAGTAAGATACCAATAGAACCAAAATCAGAAAAAGTTCCATTCGTACCCCAGGCATTAAATATAAGTCCAACTAAACCTTTAGTTCCTAATTTAATGACAAAGTCAATACTCAATACATTGAAAGACAAACCTCTTGAAGTTATAAATAATGAACTTGAAAAATTTTATCTGGTTCCAGGAGATTCATATAATGATAATATCAGTGATCTTCTAGAAGCTAATAGAACTTTTAATGTTATAGAAGATAAGGATTCAATAAACTTCGTTTGGGGAGCTTTCAAAAGAAAAGATGTGTTAAGTACTTCATCTACATATGGCGATGTTATCACAGATACAGATGTTTATTATGATATCTATGTGACCAGAGATCTGGAATCATTAGCAGGTGCTAAAAAGATAATTGATACTAAGAAATATACTGATAGTAGCTCCACTAATATCTTAAAGAATTCGAAAGATGAAATAGTTGGATATAAACAAACACTTGAATATTACTATGATAAAGATGAGACTGACTTACAAAGGATAACACCTGGCAATATATATTATATTAAAATTGTAGCTAAGAAAAAATATGGTAACGAGGAAAATATATCAGAGCCTACTATCGTATCACTTTATTTCGGGTACAATGGTGATGCTTTTGAACCTCCAGCAATTTCAAAACCCCCATTGAAGATAAAGGATAAAGATACTACAACAACTGACGTTGCTGTTATATGGAAAGAAAAATGGTGGGAAGTAATCGCCAAAGATACTGTTAAGTATAATGAATTATCACGATGGGCTAATAATGTATGGGTTGTCAATGAAAATAATACTGCTAAAATCTATACTAAATATGTAGAGGGAGCAGAATATTTTAAGATTTATGAAGATGAGAAAGAGGTAAAAAGATTAGTTGATTATGTTAAAAACATAGATAGTGTAAAATATAAAGATTTTGAGTTGATCAGTAGAAAGATTGATCTAGGTGCAGACCAATTCGGTGTATCAGATGTAAAATACAAATTTTGTAAGATTCCATATGGTCTAGTACAAAAAGAAATTAATATAAAAAGAAAAGATAATCCTGATTATTCTTTTGTGGATTATTATGAGAAATTGATAAGTGATGACAAAAATGGAATCAGCCCAATTGCTTGGCAGGATATAGAAGTTACTAAGGATGTAGATGATGAAGCATATCTATATTATAAACAAGATGCATTATTACCGAATACATTATATCTATTTATGGTATATCCATATAGGCAGTTATATTCAGGACAAGTAATATCAGCACATTATCCTGCTCCAATAGTAGTTGCAACTAAACCAGAAGATTCAACCGTAAACCCCGATCCAACGGTACCAAATCTTTATATAAGTGATTATACGGATACTACTATGACTCTTGCATGGAAATACAATACTAATTTTGAATATGAAATAAGATATTCACTTACAGAAAATGTAGAAGATGCTCAGGTATGGGAATGGAAATTACCAGATAATCCATTAGATCCATTATATCCTACTGATGGGTCTTACTATGAAGTAACAGTGGATGACCTGTTCCCTGATACACAATATTATTTTTGGATTAGAAGTAAACAACCTACCACCAATCATGAATCACCATGGAGTAATGCTGCTATAGGTACCACAAAAGATATATCTAATCCATTGCCACCTAGGGGTATAGGGGTTGCTTCCAGTGAATCTATGAAGAAACATAATTATGATGCAAGTGTAACAGAAGATTATATATCTATAGAATGGCTTTTGAATGAAGATGATAAAGAGAAGCCACAAGATGATCAATCTAGCATAAATAAACATTTTGTATATCTCATGGAAGTAGCAGATAATGGTTCTTTTATTGATCCTATATACATAGAAGTAGATGGTGGTCAAGGAGATATAAAACCAAGCAATGTAGAAATACTTGAAAAATATTTAGTCAAGATAAATAAGCTTATCGGAAACAGGTTCTATTATGTGAGAATGAAAACTCGTGTAATAGTTACTGGAAAAGAAGAAGGTCAGTTAATCATTAAGGATTCATCAGGTTATTCTAATCCAATAAGGATTTTGACGAAATTCTCCAATTCGGAATATGACGGTCATACTGATCCAGAATTAGAAATATTGCCAAGTAAAGATTATGAGCTTGTTTACGATAAAGATGAAAAACTATTGACCTATAGATTTAGAAGTGATGAGACTGGACAAGACAATATGGCAGATAATAATGTGGACCAGAGACTTATTTCTAACTTGATTAAGCATAATACATATGTTTATAAAATAGATGTATCCAAGTTTAAGGATAATCCAATTACCAAGAGAAAAATACTTATACCATATTCTGTAATGAAAGCTTTTGATACTCATAAAGTTAATATTATAATAAATACAGGAGATATGACTCTTGAGATACCTTACGAATCTCTAAAAAGTAATATTGATAAGCAGGTAGATAATTATGCAGCTGTTCCAACATTGAATATCAACTTTGAGCAGTTTAATAATTCTTATGTAAAAGAATTTATGCCAGAAGATGCTTTGGTATCAGTAGGCATTCCACAAAAATTAGGAATATATGTTTCTACTGATAAAGGTACCAGTGAAATTAAGAACACTGATAAAGAAATGACAATGAATGTTAAAGCTAAGCCTAGATATTCGCTATATGGTAAAGACCTTATTACTTATAGAAAAGATTCAAAGTATAACAAGTGGCAAGTGGTCAATGGCAAGTATGATACTTATTCAGGAGATGTTACATTTAGTACTGGTTCATTAGGAGTATTTGGTATATATGTTACTGACCAAGATAAGATAGATAATGCAAAACCTAATGTAAAAACTCATTGGTCCGAAAATGCCAGAAAAAAAATAGCTAATAAATATAACATTAGCGGACTTGATAACTATGATCCAGAAAATAAAATTACTGAAAAACAAATGTTGAATATTTTGTATGGTGTGTTAACAGATGAAAGAGACATTGATGTAAATAAATATATAGATAAGAACACCATTAGACAATTAAATAATTCAGGGATAAGTAAAACTGGTACTTTTGATAAGAAAACTATATCAAGAGAAGATGCTTTCAACATGTTTGTGAGAACCTATGAAATCATTAACGATGAAGTGGTTAAATATGATAATGATATCCTCAATAATATTCATAATGATTCAACTGTAGGTTCTGAGTTCAAAGAGAGTGTTGCAAAAGCTATAAAACTTGGATTGATTAGTGATCCTAAGAAGATCAGAGCAAAAGATAGTATGAAATTTGGAGAAATGTTTAGTATATGGTCTATAATAGAATAG